The genomic DNA AGAAGCACTCAGAGAATTTGAGGGCTTTTCCAGCAGACGTTCCACAATGAGCAGACCCGCATAGTCGCGATTGCCTAAATTGGGGGTGTACCAGCCCTTCCTGAATATGGTAAAGTTGAGATTGTTTGATGAGTTTTTTAATCTTTTTCCAAGCACACCACGGTCGGGAGATTGGGGTGCGTACAATTTGATCGGCGTTATATCATTGCCATAAGCTTCGTCGAGTTTGGTGAGGGCATGGTCAATATCCACATCGCCGATGACAACGATAAGTCTTTTTTGCTCGCGCAGGAAATTTTCGTAGTAATCTTTCAATCCAATGGGTTCGAGTTGTCGAATAAATGTCTCCGCACCAAGGCCATCAAAATTTTTCTTGTCATAGATTAAACCATAAAAATAATTCGCAGATCGGCGTTCTGGTTGTGCCAGTCTTTGGCTTCTTTCTGTCAGTACGATCTTTTTTTCTTTTTCAACGACTTCTTCATCGATTACTGTATCGTAATATATGTTGCGGTCTATCTCGACAGCGAGGTCAAATTTGTCCTTTGGAAATCTGAGTGTAAAGCGCGTGAAATGATAAGATGTCACGGCACCACTTTGCCCGCTGTTCTCGGCGATAATCTGGTTGAGTTCGCCCGGTTCATAGCTTCCCCTGTCTATCATAATATGCTCTAAAAAGTGGAGCCGTCCTTGCCTGCCTTCGGCTTCATCTGCAGAACCCGCGCAGTAGAAGGTCTGGTATTCAAAGGAAGGGATGGTGCGATCGACGACGATGACGGCGTCGAGCAGGGGGTTGATGGTGTAGTGCTGTGCGACGAGTGTTTCAGATAATGTCGCTGTGCCGATAAGCTCGTATGCCGTGCAGGTACACGGCAAGAGACATGCGAGAATAGCGATGTACGCGTGGTACTTCATATCGGATATTTGCGGTAAAGGTAGGCGCGACCGGGCTGGTCGCGCCTATTTGTTATCGCGTCAGGTGTTAGAGTTTTTCGATTTCTATGTTGCGGAACCAGATCTGGTTGCCGTGGTCTTGAAGGCCGATGTACCCGGCTTCGGTCATTTCGCGGAATGCGCGGTTGAATTTGTTGCGCGTGCCGTCGGGGTTCTGGTTCGGCGTGGTCCAGCGGTTGAGGTCCATGTCGGTGATTTGCTCGCCGTTCAAGGTGACGCGGATGATGTTGTCCATGGTGTAGAGGATCATGTGATTCCATTCGCCCGCGGGTTTGCAGGTGTTGTGGGTGGGGGCTTGTAAATCATAGACTGCGCCGCAGCATTTGGTGGTTGCGGGTTCGTGTCCGTGCGTGTCCAGGATTTGGATTTCAATGCCGGTTTGCACGGGGTTGTCCAGGTCGGTCCAGCGGAAGAAGACGCCGCTGTTGGTTCTGGGGGGATGTTTGAATTCGAGCGAGAGTTCAAAGTTTTTGAACTGGTCTTCTGTGTAGTACAGGTATTTCCCTTGTTCTGCGGTGCAGAAGAGGCAGCCGTGATCTATGATCCAACCGTCGGGATTGCCGGTGGCTGCCCAGCCGTTGAGGGTTTTGCCGTCGAAAAGTTGCATGTAGCCTCCTTGTTAGGTAGTGATTGCGACGGGTTCTGTGAGATGTTCGCCGCGCATGGCGCGCGAGCGGTCGTAATAGGTCCACAGGTCTTCGAGTTCAAATTCCGCTTCGATGTCTTCTACGGATATATCTTCCATGAGGGATTCGAGTACGAATGTGGCTTCGGGGCGCATGATGTGGATGCGGACGCCTGCGCCATAGGTGCTGTGGATGTCGCCGAGTTTGTTCTGGTTGAAGTCGAGGTGGTACGCTTTGGTGTCTGCGTTGATTTCGGCAAATGCAAAGGGCGGGAGTTTGCCCTGTTCCACGAGGGGCTCACTATAGCCTTGCCACGCGAGGCGGTGACCGCACATGTCGGTGATGGAGCTTTCCTGGGATTGGCTGACGATGAGGAAGACGCCGTAGTCGCGCGCCCAGGCGGCGTGTCGCATGCCGCCATTGAACATGCTGGGAAAGAAGACCATGCGCGCACCTGAGCGGGCGAGCATCATGGCAACTTCGGGGAATTTGAGGTCAAAGCAGATGCACATGCCCACGCGACCACGGTCTGTGGCGAACGTGTTGGCCTGTGTGCCGGGCAGGGTGCCGCGTTCCATTTCGTTGACGGTGGGTTGCACTTTGTGGTAGCGGCCCAAGACGTTTCCATCCCGACCGATGAGGACGGCGGCGTTGAAGGTCTGGTCTTCCCACAACTCTTGCATGCCGACGATGACATGGGTGCCGATTTCCGCGGCTGCTTTGCCAATGGCTTCGGTTGTGGGACCGGGTATGGGTTCGCCCATCCAGGCATCGCTGTCTTGCGGACAGCCGAGTTCTCGCGCGACTTCGGTGAAGCATACAAAGTCGGGGCAATAAGGGGCTGTTTCTTCGAGGTGGCGCACCATGTGTTCTACGTTTTGTTCTGCGTTTTTGTACCCACCTCTGGGGAATGAGACGCTGAGGAGTCGGACGGTTTTCACGGTGTTCTCCTTTCTAAGAATCAACGAATCAGCGAATCAACGAATCAACGAATCGAAGCTCGTAGCGACTTTGGGTGGTTGGGCGGGGTTCGTCTATTCGTCTATTCGTCTATTCGTCTATTCGCTATCGCTCTCCGTAATAGGTGATCAAGCACTGATCCATGACCCAGGATGCACGAGCACCGGTTTCTCCGGTGGATACGCATTGGCCTTCGCCGCGCAGTTCGTTGACGATGGTTTGTATCAGGGGTTGTTGTACGTGCGGGGGATTGGGCGCGGCGATGTGTTCTTCTTTGCCGTTGCGTTTGAGGATGATGTCGGTATCCGCGAAGACGGGGGTCTGGATTTCGCCTTCGGATCCCGTGAATGTGATGCGGTTGTCGGAATGGTCGGCGTGGAAGTTCCAGATGCCTGTGCCTGCGACGCCGCTTTCAAATTCAAATGCAGCGGTTGTTACGTCTTCGGCTTCGTACGTTCCGCCGGTGTTGAGCGCGTAGCCGCTGGCGCGGGTGATGGGGCTGACGAGGAAGTCGAGGATGTCGATGCCGTGTGATGCGAGGTCGAGGAATTTGCCCGCGCCGGCGATGGATGGGTCAAATCGCCAGTTGTTGGGGTTTGTGTCGAGTTTGCCGTATTGGACGATGTGTACAGATGTGAGGGTTCCTATTGCGCCTTCGCGGAGGAGTTCGCGGACTTTCAGGAAGCGCGGGAGTCCGCGGCGGTAATAGGCGACGTAGAGGGGCAGGTTTTTGGCTTTGAAGGCTTCGACCATTTGTACGCATTCGCGGTGGTTCATGGCCATGGGTTTTTCGACGTAACAGGGTTTGCCGGCTTCGGCGACGCGGAGAGCGTAGTCGCAGTGCGAGGAGGGCGGGGTGGCGATGTACACGGCGTTGACGTCGGGGTGGTGGATGACTTCATCGGCGTTGCTGGTGGATTGGGATATGCCGTGGCGTTTGGCGAAGTCCGCGGCTTTTTCACCGTCCCGGCGCATGACGATGACGAGTTCTGAGTGGTCCGCCTTGTAAAATCCCGGGCCACTTTTGACTTCGCATACGTCACCACAACCGATGATGCCCCATTTTACTGTTTGCATTAGAAGGTCCTTTCGATAAGATTCAGCCATTATCTCGATTCATAACATTCTGTAATTTTGACGGGATGGAGCCGCCTGCGAGCAAATAGATTCCCAGGCCGAGATAAATCACAGCGGCGATTCCCTCTGACCAGATATCTAATAAGGCACCCAGTCTATGCGGGGGGAGCGGTATGTTTATTTGGTGAAACCTTGCAACTATATTAATTCCCTCATTGATCACTTTGGGCACACCTGTGAACACCATATAGACTCCGATGAGGCGCATGCCCACGTTGTAAAGTACCTGGGACCAGTTGTTGTCGGGAGAAATTTCAATTTCCCGTTCAACAGGGTCTAATTTTTGTGCGATTGTATCGGCATATTTTATAAATACATAAGCGAAGATGAAATAGAGAAACGGCAGAGCGAAATATCCATAAATCTCCCTCACCCACGTATCTTCTTGTTGGACCATTATAATACCCTGGGGTATAAAGCCGAGGATAGTCACCACCTGTATCAAAAAAAATAATCCGAAAATTTTGCAGGCGACTTTAATGAGTGCGTGTGAGTGGATCATGGATCGTCTCCGATCTGTGTTTTCATGCACGGGCGACTGGATCCCGCCTTATATAATTTCCCATTTTTCTAGAAGGATCAACAAAATTGTGAGTAAATTCAGGCATATCGCAATTAATGTATAGATTTCCCAAAACTTTGATTGGAAGAAGGGCACCTTTATTTTCTGGCTTTTGATATTGAAATACAGGAATATGTATAGTAGAAGCAGAATCGTTAGGATTATTATCAGGACTGTATCATCTATCATGTTTTTTTTTCCACAATGTCTCGCCCTGAGCACGTGGGTCGCTACAATTCATGGCGTCGGTGCGTCTTCTCGCAGCAAGCCCTCGGATTTTAGTTCGGCCCAGAGGTCTGAGGGTATGGGGTGCTGGTAGTTTTTGATGTTTGCATGGATGTATTCGGGTTTGAGGGCACCGGGGATGATGGCGGCGACGCTGGGGTGTGCGAGTGGGAACTGGATGGCTGCTGCCGGGAGCGGTACGTTGTGTGCGTTGCATATTGTTTCTATTTTTCGGGTTTTTTCAAGGATTTCCGAGGTTGCGGTGTCGTAGGCGTATAATGCGCCTTCCACTGGTCCTGTGGCGAGGATGCCGGAGGCGAATACAGAGCCGATGACGATGTCGGCGCCGTGTTCGGCGCATTTTGGAAATTCTTCGTCCAATGGGTCCTGGTCGAGGAGGGTATAGGGCATGGCGACGATGAAGAAGTCGATATCGATCATGTCCAGGAATCGGGGGATGAGTCCCAGCATGTTGAGCCCCACGCCAATGCCTTTGATTTGTCCGCTTGAGCGCAGTTCGTCCAGGGCGCGCCAGCCGCTTGTGTAGATTTGGGCAAGGGTAGCGGTTACCATGTCTTCGGAGGTGTGAAAGAAGTAGTCGGGGTCGTGTATGAGGAGCAGATCTACGGCGTGTAAGCTCAGTCGCTGGAGGCTGTCTTCATAAGATCGCATGATGCCGTCATAGCTGTAGTCAAAGGCGTATTCAAAGGGCAAGCCGCCGATCCACATGTCTTTGTCAAATGTTTTGAGGTCGCGGGTGGCTTTTAATACGCGTCCGACTTTGGTGGAGATGGCAAATTCTTGTCTGTTCTGTTGTCGCAGAAAATGTCCGAGGCGATGTTCGCTTTTACCATAGCCGTAAAAGGGGGCTGTGTCGAAGTACCGGATGCCCGCATCCCAGGCGGCTTGTAAGGTGTTTTGCGCCTGTGTTTCACTTACGAGTTCGAATAGATCACCTATGGGTGCGCCACCCATGCCCATTTCGGTTACTTCGAGACCTGTTTGGCCAACGGTTCGCGTTTTGATTGTGTTCATGAGGTATTTCTCCTGATCTTATACTGTAGGTAGTGGCGCATCGTCGTCCGTTTCATGTTGCCAGAGGCGAATTTTTGCCGCCATTTTGCGTATGCGGTCTCTGTGTACGGGTTCGTCGAACAGGTTTGTGAGTTCATGGGGATCGCTGTTCAGGTCGAATAATTCGCATTGGTCGCCTGCGCATAGATTGAGTTTCCATCGGTCGGCTGTTACGATTGAACGCCAGGGGAGGGTGGCGATTAAGTTGATCTGCGGTGAGCCGAGGTTGCGATCTCCCAGTCCGTTCCACTGAATGAAGACTTCGTTATCGTCGAGTGTTTCTCTGCCTTCGAGGACGGGTACGCGGCTGGTTCCCTGCAGGTGTTCGGGCACGGGTTGTCCCATGAGGTCTAATAAGGTGGGGACGAGATCGATATGGCTGATGTTGCCAGGAATCATTCGGTGTTCGTGCCCGAGATGGGGTATCCGCATCATGAGGGGGACTTTGGCAGAGGGTTCGTAGAATGCGCGTTTTTCCCGCATGCCCTGGTCACCTGCCATTTCGCCGTGGTCAGAGCTGAATACGACTATGGTGTTGTCGGCGTGACCCGATTTTTCAAGGGCGTCCATCAGTCTGCCCAGTGCCCGATCTACGAGTGTGACGGTGCCGTAGTATTCGGCGCAGAATTTTCTCAGTTTTGCTTCTGCGGCGCGTTGTTCTTCAGGGGTTGCGTCGGGTTGTATATTGCGTTCTGCCCTCAGTCTGTTAAATAGCGATGCGCCCTCAGGATAGCGCGTGAATGCGGGACCTACTGGCATTTTGTTGGGGTCGTGTATATGTTTCATCGGTCCGGAGACGGGCGGGTGTGGTTCGGGGCAGTGGACCTGTAGCATGAAGGGTTTGTCGCGTTCTGCCATCAGAAAGCGGGCGGCTTCGTCACATAGAAATGATACCATGGAGAGGTGTTCGGGCAAGTCTGCGCGCAGTTGTCCAGAGAATACGCGGTGTCCGGCTTCTGTTGTTTTGTCTGGTTCGATTCCATTTTCCACCAGGAACTGGTGATACGGTGTGTCCGGGTGGTCGATGACCCAGGGCAATTCAAAGACGGGTAGCCATTCGTCAAATCCGTGTTGTCGCGTTGTTTCTTTACCCAGGTGCCATTTGCCGTAGTAGGCTTTGTGGTAATCGTCTGATGTCATTTCTGCGATGGATTTGATTGCCGGGTCGAGCAGGATGTTGTTTTTGACCATTCTGGCGGAGTGTGGATATAGTCCCGTTACGAGGGTTGCGCGCGATGGCGTGCAGACGGGTTGCGCGCAATAGGGGTTTTCGAAGACAAAGCTTTCGTTGGCGAGGGCGTTCATGTTCGGCGTCTGGATCCAGTCGTTGCCATAGCACGCCATGGTGTCGGAGCGTTGTTGGTCGGTGATGAATAGCAGAATGTTGGGGTGACGTTGCATGTGTGCCTTTCTGTCTTGATGCTGAAGGGAGGCAGGAACAATCAAGGGGAAATATCTGTCAAATTGGGTGAAAAACAAGTTGAAAATCACATTGCTAAGGAGGAGTTTCTATGGTTGGTCGAATTGTTCGTATGGTTTGTGTTCTGGCTCTTGTTCCGCTGAGTGTTGATGCAGATAATTGGCCGCAGTGGCGCGGTC from Gemmatimonadota bacterium includes the following:
- a CDS encoding insulinase family protein yields the protein MKYHAYIAILACLLPCTCTAYELIGTATLSETLVAQHYTINPLLDAVIVVDRTIPSFEYQTFYCAGSADEAEGRQGRLHFLEHIMIDRGSYEPGELNQIIAENSGQSGAVTSYHFTRFTLRFPKDKFDLAVEIDRNIYYDTVIDEEVVEKEKKIVLTERSQRLAQPERRSANYFYGLIYDKKNFDGLGAETFIRQLEPIGLKDYYENFLREQKRLIVVIGDVDIDHALTKLDEAYGNDITPIKLYAPQSPDRGVLGKRLKNSSNNLNFTIFRKGWYTPNLGNRDYAGLLIVERLLEKPSNSLSASLVNSRLAKSFSVSVGSHKGFGLMTCYAELPHNISRNTIQDMIHVALVNLKTISDAEFDAARNQQLNTLYSAFYNRSSMAISFGSAFAHADDPLLYPKLIQDLKSIRAEDIPRIIDQYLKDDNSITHSLTEIEKKEPPPRKPRSFGDYVRIVLALVGFLTLLGGIVALLVWGIKKWRRKARTTSSTSQKAIFDDKIFNPDI
- a CDS encoding DUF1080 domain-containing protein, with the translated sequence MQLFDGKTLNGWAATGNPDGWIIDHGCLFCTAEQGKYLYYTEDQFKNFELSLEFKHPPRTNSGVFFRWTDLDNPVQTGIEIQILDTHGHEPATTKCCGAVYDLQAPTHNTCKPAGEWNHMILYTMDNIIRVTLNGEQITDMDLNRWTTPNQNPDGTRNKFNRAFREMTEAGYIGLQDHGNQIWFRNIEIEKL
- a CDS encoding carbon-nitrogen hydrolase family protein, yielding MKTVRLLSVSFPRGGYKNAEQNVEHMVRHLEETAPYCPDFVCFTEVARELGCPQDSDAWMGEPIPGPTTEAIGKAAAEIGTHVIVGMQELWEDQTFNAAVLIGRDGNVLGRYHKVQPTVNEMERGTLPGTQANTFATDRGRVGMCICFDLKFPEVAMMLARSGARMVFFPSMFNGGMRHAAWARDYGVFLIVSQSQESSITDMCGHRLAWQGYSEPLVEQGKLPPFAFAEINADTKAYHLDFNQNKLGDIHSTYGAGVRIHIMRPEATFVLESLMEDISVEDIEAEFELEDLWTYYDRSRAMRGEHLTEPVAITT
- a CDS encoding Gfo/Idh/MocA family oxidoreductase; this encodes MQTVKWGIIGCGDVCEVKSGPGFYKADHSELVIVMRRDGEKAADFAKRHGISQSTSNADEVIHHPDVNAVYIATPPSSHCDYALRVAEAGKPCYVEKPMAMNHRECVQMVEAFKAKNLPLYVAYYRRGLPRFLKVRELLREGAIGTLTSVHIVQYGKLDTNPNNWRFDPSIAGAGKFLDLASHGIDILDFLVSPITRASGYALNTGGTYEAEDVTTAAFEFESGVAGTGIWNFHADHSDNRITFTGSEGEIQTPVFADTDIILKRNGKEEHIAAPNPPHVQQPLIQTIVNELRGEGQCVSTGETGARASWVMDQCLITYYGER
- a CDS encoding aldo/keto reductase, which produces MNTIKTRTVGQTGLEVTEMGMGGAPIGDLFELVSETQAQNTLQAAWDAGIRYFDTAPFYGYGKSEHRLGHFLRQQNRQEFAISTKVGRVLKATRDLKTFDKDMWIGGLPFEYAFDYSYDGIMRSYEDSLQRLSLHAVDLLLIHDPDYFFHTSEDMVTATLAQIYTSGWRALDELRSSGQIKGIGVGLNMLGLIPRFLDMIDIDFFIVAMPYTLLDQDPLDEEFPKCAEHGADIVIGSVFASGILATGPVEGALYAYDTATSEILEKTRKIETICNAHNVPLPAAAIQFPLAHPSVAAIIPGALKPEYIHANIKNYQHPIPSDLWAELKSEGLLREDAPTP
- a CDS encoding sulfatase-like hydrolase/transferase — its product is MQRHPNILLFITDQQRSDTMACYGNDWIQTPNMNALANESFVFENPYCAQPVCTPSRATLVTGLYPHSARMVKNNILLDPAIKSIAEMTSDDYHKAYYGKWHLGKETTRQHGFDEWLPVFELPWVIDHPDTPYHQFLVENGIEPDKTTEAGHRVFSGQLRADLPEHLSMVSFLCDEAARFLMAERDKPFMLQVHCPEPHPPVSGPMKHIHDPNKMPVGPAFTRYPEGASLFNRLRAERNIQPDATPEEQRAAEAKLRKFCAEYYGTVTLVDRALGRLMDALEKSGHADNTIVVFSSDHGEMAGDQGMREKRAFYEPSAKVPLMMRIPHLGHEHRMIPGNISHIDLVPTLLDLMGQPVPEHLQGTSRVPVLEGRETLDDNEVFIQWNGLGDRNLGSPQINLIATLPWRSIVTADRWKLNLCAGDQCELFDLNSDPHELTNLFDEPVHRDRIRKMAAKIRLWQHETDDDAPLPTV